From the genome of Ignavibacteriales bacterium, one region includes:
- the asnS gene encoding asparagine--tRNA ligase: MQKIYIQNLAPYVGETITLKGWLYNKRSSGKVKFLILRDGTGLLQCVVFKGNVSEEVFNLADRLGQESSIEITGKIKEEKRAPGGYEMDATDLKLISEAHDYPITPKEHGVEFLMDIRHLWLRSNRQVAIMKVRHRIIKAIRDFFDERGFTLMDSPILTPAACEGTSTLFETQYFDLGKAYLTQSGQLYAEASAMALGKVYTFGPTFRAEKSKTRRHLTEFWMVEPEVAFNDLDDNMDLAEEFLEYIVQSVLKDRLEELKVLERDITMLEKVVRPFPRISYNEAAEILKKNNIEFEYGTDLGGTDETVISNQFDRPVMVHRYPSEVKAFYMKRDPLDPTKALAVDVLAPEGYGEIIGGSQREDDFDALLGRIKEHNLPQEAFEWYLDLRRFGSVPHSGFGLGVERTVSWICGLEHVRETIPFARMIYRNTP, from the coding sequence ATGCAGAAAATTTATATCCAAAACCTTGCTCCGTACGTTGGGGAAACAATCACTCTAAAAGGCTGGCTTTACAATAAAAGATCAAGCGGAAAAGTAAAATTTTTAATTCTAAGAGATGGAACCGGCTTGCTTCAGTGCGTAGTATTTAAAGGTAATGTAAGTGAAGAAGTTTTTAATCTTGCTGATCGGTTAGGACAAGAATCCTCGATTGAAATTACTGGCAAGATCAAAGAAGAAAAAAGAGCTCCCGGTGGTTACGAGATGGATGCTACTGATTTAAAATTAATCAGCGAAGCTCACGATTATCCAATCACTCCAAAAGAACACGGCGTAGAATTCCTGATGGACATCCGCCATTTATGGCTTCGTTCAAATCGCCAGGTTGCAATTATGAAGGTCCGGCACAGAATAATAAAAGCGATCAGAGATTTTTTTGATGAGCGCGGATTTACTTTAATGGATTCTCCAATCCTTACACCCGCAGCTTGTGAAGGAACTTCCACTTTGTTTGAAACTCAGTACTTCGATCTTGGCAAAGCATATTTAACACAAAGCGGACAGCTTTATGCAGAAGCAAGTGCGATGGCATTAGGTAAGGTTTATACTTTCGGACCTACATTCAGAGCAGAAAAATCTAAAACCAGAAGACATCTAACAGAATTCTGGATGGTTGAACCTGAAGTTGCTTTTAATGATTTAGATGATAACATGGATTTAGCTGAAGAATTTCTTGAGTACATTGTTCAAAGTGTTCTGAAGGACAGATTAGAAGAATTGAAAGTTCTTGAAAGAGATATTACAATGCTGGAAAAAGTTGTAAGACCTTTCCCAAGAATTTCTTATAACGAAGCTGCTGAAATCCTTAAAAAGAACAATATTGAATTTGAATACGGAACAGATCTCGGCGGTACAGATGAGACGGTCATATCAAATCAATTTGATAGACCGGTAATGGTTCATCGTTATCCATCAGAAGTGAAAGCATTTTATATGAAACGCGATCCGCTTGATCCGACAAAAGCGTTAGCAGTTGATGTACTTGCTCCGGAAGGTTATGGAGAAATTATTGGTGGCAGCCAGAGAGAAGATGATTTTGATGCACTTCTTGGAAGAATTAAGGAACATAATCTACCCCAGGAAGCGTTTGAATGGTATCTGGATCTCAGGCGCTTTGGATCGGTTCCTCATTCAGGATTTGGACTTGGTGTTGAAAGAACTGTTTCGTGGATTTGTGGATTAGAGCATGTTCGGGAAACAATTCCGTTTGCAAGAATGATTTACAGGAACACTCCGTAA
- a CDS encoding NADH-quinone oxidoreductase subunit J, with translation MTFELILFILFAVVGAVSSVVMITRPNPVMSAIFLVLNFFALAGLYLLLNAQFISVVQIIVYAGAIMVLFLFVLMLLNTKSESELFGAKKKLKLFAIGIAAFVFIQIAYLIFYTAPSGKISKSVELSVKAGTIEQIGRQLYTNYILPFEAAGFLLLAATIGALVLAKKKFE, from the coding sequence ATGACATTTGAATTAATCCTTTTTATTCTATTTGCGGTCGTTGGGGCTGTTTCATCGGTTGTAATGATTACTAGACCCAATCCCGTTATGAGCGCAATTTTTTTGGTGCTAAACTTTTTCGCATTAGCAGGATTGTATCTATTACTAAATGCTCAATTTATTTCCGTAGTTCAAATTATTGTTTATGCCGGCGCCATTATGGTTTTATTTCTGTTTGTACTGATGTTACTAAATACAAAAAGTGAATCAGAACTTTTTGGAGCAAAGAAAAAACTAAAATTGTTTGCAATCGGAATTGCTGCATTTGTATTCATCCAGATTGCCTATTTGATTTTTTACACAGCGCCTTCCGGAAAAATTAGTAAAAGTGTTGAGCTAAGTGTTAAAGCTGGAACGATTGAACAGATTGGCAGACAGCTTTATACAAATTATATTCTTCCGTTCGAAGCTGCGGGATTTTTGCTTCTGGCAGCTACAATCGGAGCGCTTGTTCTGGCAAAAAAGAAGTTTGAATAA